GGACCCGACCCAGCCGAACCTGCGCCAGGTCCACCTCATCCACGAGGAGCTCTTCGCCGAGGTCGCAGCCGCCGGGTTCACGGTGGCGCCCGGCGAACTCGGCGAGAACGTCACCACCCGCGGGATCGACCTGCTGGCCCTGCCCACCGGGACCCTGCTCGGCCTCGGACCGGACGCCGTGGTGCAGGTGACAGGGCTGCGCAATCCCTGCGTGCAGATCGACCGCTTCCAGCAGGGGCTGCTGAAGCAGGTCGTCGGCCGGGACGGGACCGGGGCCCTGGTGCGCAAGGCGGGGATCATGGGGATCGTGGTGGAAGGCGGCATGGTCCGACCGGGTGACGCCATCACCGTGCTGCTGCCCGAGCCGCCCCACCGTCCGCTGGAACGGGTCTGAGCCGGTTCGCGCAACGCTCCTGAACGGGCGCGCGCCATGCCCCTGAGCGGGTTACCGGAACGCCCGCCACGCCAGGAGCGACGCGGGACCGGATCAGGGCAGGATCGAGTCCACGTAGCCGCCGTCCACCCGGAGCGCGCCGCCCGTCGTCGCCGACGCCTGGTTCGAGCTGAGGTAGACCACCATGTGCGCGATCTCCTCCGGCTCGATCAGCCGCTGGATGAGCGACTGCGGCCGGTACTGGCGCATGAAGGCGCGCTGGGCCTCGTCCCAGGGCAGGTCGCGGTCGACGAGCTCGTACACGAAGTCCTCGACACCCCCGGTGTGGGTGGGGCCGGCGATCACGGAGTTCACCGTCACACCGGTGCCGGCGGCCTCCTTGGCGAAGCCCCGGCTGACCCCGAGCAGCGCGGACTTCGTCATGCCGTAGTGGATCATCTCCTTCGGGGTGACCACGGCGGAGTCGCTGGCGATGTACTGGACGCGTCCCCACTCGCGTTCCATCATCCCGGGCAGGTACGCCCGGGTGAGCCGTACCGCGGCCAGCACGTTGACCTCGAAGTAGCGCCGCCACTCCGCGTCGCTGATCTCCAGTGCGGGCTGCGCGCCGAAGATGCCGAGGTTGTTGACGAGGACGTCCACCCGCGGCAGTTGTTCCGTCAACCGGCCGGCACCCTCCTCCGTCGCCACGTCCGCCGGCGCGGCGACGAAGTCCGCGCCGGGCACCAGCGAGAACAGGTGCGCCACCGCCTGCGCCACGCTCTCCTCGCTCCTGCCGTTGACGGCGACCCGGGCGCCCGCGCGGGCGAGGCCCGCCGCGATGGCGGCCCCGATGCCCTGCGTGGATCCCGTGACCAGCGCCGTGCGCCCGGACAGATCGATCTGCATCATCAGCACAGTTCCTCACGTCGGTGACCGCTGCCGGCCTGCTCGTACCCGATCTTGCTCAAGTATGAGCGGAACCGGGGCTCCGCATCCGGCCTCCCACACATGTCAACTTCGGGTTGACACCCTCTGGGTGTCAACCTAGGGTTGCCCCATGGAGCAGCCCACACGCATCCAGACATCCGTCCGTCTCGACGACCTCATCGACGCCATCAAGAAGGTCCATACCGAGGCCCTCGACCAGCTCACCGACGCGGTCCTGGCCGCCGAGCACCTGGGTGAGCTGTCCGATCACCTCATCGGCCACTTCGTGGACCAGGCGCGCCGTTCCGGCGCCTCGTGGAGCGAGATCGGCAAGAGCATGGGCGTCACACGGCAGGCAGCCCAGAAGCGGTTCGTCCCCAAGGACCTCGGCAGCCTCTCGGAACTCGACCCCAGCGAGGGCTTCAGCAGGTTCACCCCGCGCGCCCGCCATGTGGTGGTGGCCGCCCAGAACGAGGCCCACACCGCCCGTCACGACAAGATCCTCTGCGCCCACCTGGTGCTGGGCCTGCTGAGTGAACCGAGGGGGCTGGCCGCCAAGGCGATCACCGAACAGGGTGTATCGGCGGAGAGCGTCCGGCAGGCCGCCGAGGACACCCTTCCTCCGGCGGCCGAGCAGATGCCCGCCCTCATCCCGTTCGACGCGACCGCGCGCAAGGCCCTGGAGCTGACGTTCCGTGCGGCCCTGCGGCTCGGCCACAACTACATCGGCACGGAGCACATCCTGCTCGCCCTCCTGGAGTGCGAGGACGGCGAGGGCGTGCTGAGCGGGCTCGGCATCACCAAGGAGGCCACGGAGGAGTCCATCACGACGATGCTCTCCGAGATCGTCGCCGAGCGGAGCAACGAGCAGCAGAGCGGCCACAAGGGCGAATAGAAGGGGATTCCAGGCCGGAAGGGGGATTCCAGGAACGAGCGGACCCCTCGGCGTAACCAGGAGGGTGGGACCGGCCGACAGCCTGCCGTCGCCCCTCTCCACCACCCACCCGGGCTCCGGTACGCGCGTCCCGCGCGCCGGAGCCCCTGTCCGTGACGGGCTCCGCGCGGCTGCCGTCGGGGCGAGCGGCCTCCGGCCGGACTGCGGGGGAGCGGCCCCTTCGGGCCAAGGGGCCTTCGTACCGGGCTCCCCCGGGTGGCGGACGTCCGTACGGGCGACCCTCGGTAGGACGATTCCCCTACTGCCTCCCCCGGGTGGCCGAACACGGTGGCCGAACAGGTCGGCCGAACAGGCCGGTGGCAGGCACGGATCTACGGCTATCGGTCGCCTTCCCACGCGGAATGCGGCAGCCTACAGGTGACGAATCCTATAGCGGGCCGTGAGAGGCGCGTTCGAGGGGAAGGTGCCGCCCGGGTGGTCAAGCTGGAGCACATCCTGCTGGGGCTGTTCGCGCAGCGCCCTTGGAGCGGCTACGACCTCCGGAAATGGCTGTCCGAGGGCGGCAAGTTCCTCCGGTCCAACGCCGACCAGAGCCAGATCTACCGGCTGCTCTCCCGTATGGAGGAGCACGGCTGGATCACGCACACCGTCGACGCGCGGGAGAAGCGCCCGGACGCGAAGGTGTACACGTTGACCAAGCGGGGCCGCGCCGAACTGCTGGCCTGGGCCCGCTCCCCGTACACGCCCCCCGCGCGCTTCCAGGACCCGGACTTCATGGTGCGCTTCCTCTTCGGCGGCATCGTCGAGCCGGCGGGGCTGCGGAGCCTGCTGGAGACCGAGCTGGCCGCGCGCAGGGAGCAGGTGGCCCGGCACCGCGGCCGCGACCGCACCCACCACTTCGTCGACGCCATCCCCGAGGTGGACCCGGACCGCGCCGGACTGCTCCTCGAACTCGCCCACATCCGGGGCATGGCCGAGGTCGACTCATGGATCGCCTGGCTCCAGGAGATGCTGGTCACGCTGGACGCCTCCCGCACCATCCCGCCGGAACCCGCATCGGGGGCCGTCTGCGCAGCCGCGGCCGAGACCGTCCGCGACTCCTTCCCGGCCACTCCGGGAGAACCCGAGGCCCGGCCCTCCCCGGCGATCGACACCCCACCGGGAGGGGTCCGGCCGACGGACACCCCGCCCGGGGCCATCCCGCCCCCTGCGGCGCCCCCCGCTCCCTGACCCGGGCAGCACCACCCACCTGTGAGGAGAGTCCGTATCCGTGCGCGCGATCATGGTGATGTTCGACACGCTCAACCGCCGTTTCCTGCCCCCCTACGGAGCCGAGGGAATCCACGCACCCAACTTCGAGCGGCTGAGCCGCCAGGCCGTCGTCTTCGACCGCGCCTACGCGGGCAGCATGCCCTGCATGCCGGCCCGCCGTGAGATACACACCGGCCGGTACAACTTCCTGCACCGCTCCTGGGGGCCGCTGGAGCCCTTCGACGACTCCGTGCCCGAGATCCTCTCGCGCGCCGGCGTCCACACCCACCTCGCCACCGACCACCAGCACTACTGGGAGGACGGCGGCGCCACGTACCACAACCGCTACGACACCTACGAGTTCTTCCGCGGCCAGGAAGGCGACAAGTGGAAGGGGCACGTGGCGGACCCCGAGTTCCCGCCCAGCCTGAGCTGGCGCTCCGACGCGGCCCGCCGCCAGGACCTCGTCAACCGCCAGTACATGGCCACCGAGGACCGGCACTCCCAGACCCGCACGTTCGACGCCGGCCTGGAGTTCATCGCCACCAACGCCGCCGCCGACCGGTGGTTCCTCCAGATCGAGTGCTTCGACCCGCACGAGCCCTTCTTCACCTACGACGAGCACCGCGCGCACTACCTGCACGGCATGCCCCCCGAGCAGGTCCCGGGCGTGGAGGCCGACTGGCCCGACTACCGCAGGGTCACCGAGGGCGAGGACGGCGTCCAGCGGGTGCGCGCCGAGTACGCCGCCCTGCTCACCATGTGCGACGCCTCGCTCGGCCGGGTCCTCGACGCCATGGACGAGCACGACCTGTGGTCCGACACCCTCCTGATGGTCTGCACCGACCACGGGCTGCTGCTCGGCGAGCACGGCTGGTGGGGCAAGAACATCCAGCCCTGGTACGACGAGAACATCCACACACCGCTGTTCATCTGGGACCCACGCAGCGGCGCGCGCGACGAGCGCCGGGCGAGCCTGGTGCAGACCGTCGACTTCGGCCCGACCCTGCTCGACTACTTCGAGGTCCCGGCGCCCGAGCTGATGCAGGGCAGCGCGCTCGCCGGCACGGTGGCCGGGGACGCGCCGGTGCGGGAGGCCGGGCTCTTCGGCTCGTTCGGCGGGCACGTCAACGTCACCGACGGCCGCTACGTCTACATGCGCGCACCGGTCAGCGCGTCCAACGAACCGCTGTACGAGCACACCCTGATGCCCACGCACATGGCGAGCCGGTTCGCGCCGGAGGAGCTGCGGGACGCGGAGCTGATCGGCCCGCTGCCCTTCACCAAGGACGCTCCCGTGCTGCGGCTGCCCGGCCGCACCTGGGGCAACGCCCACGCCTACGGCACCATGCTGTTCGATCTGGAGGACGACCCGGGGCAGCGGCGTCCGCTGCTCGACGACGCGGCCGAACTGCGCATGGCCCGGCTGCTGACCGAGCGGATGCGCGCCTGTGACGCGCCCGAGAGCCAGTTCACCCGGCTCGGGCTGCCGTCCGAGGGCCCGGTCACCGGAGCGCACCTGCTGGCCCGTGCCCAGTACGGCCACGTGGTCGCCGCCCACGAGGAGCTGCCCGCCGCCGAGGAGTTCGGCGCGGGCGAGCTGAGCGTCACCGCCCCGCTCGCCCGGCTGCTGGCCCACGACGGTGCCCGCGCGGTCGTGCTGCGGCACCTCCCGCTGGTCGCCAACCCGGACTTCGCCGACCGGATCGCCGACCGGACGCCCTGGCAGCTCGCGGTCACCACGGCGGGCATCTCGGCCACGGCCCTGCGAGCCCTGGACGCCGACCTCGCGGCCCTCGGCACCCCCGACGGCACCGGCTCCGCGCCTACCCCGGCCTGACGGCAAGGCCGGGCGGCACCCGGGTGCATCCTGAACGGGCGGCCCACCCGGGCCTCCGGCACCGTCTCCACGGGTGATCGGCACCCTCGACACCACCCGAGGAAATAGATATATCTGGCGGGTCCGCCGAGGTGGCCGCCGCGGACCCGCGGGCGCGCGGGCGCCGGGACCCGTCATGACCCGCCACCACCGGAGACGGCCAGGGACCCACGGCAGACCGCACGCGCACGCCCGCCAGGGCGCCCCGCACCGATCCGACAGGAGTCGCCCCCATGAAGATCCGCTCGGCCGATGTCATCGTGACCAGCCCGGGACGCAACTTCGTCACCTTGCGCATCACCACCGACGACGGTCTCACCGGGCTGGGCGACGCCACGCTCAACGGCCGCGAGCTGGCCGTCGCCGGCTACCTGACCGAGCATGTCGCCCCCCTGCTGATCGACCGCGACGCGAGCCGGATCGAGGACACCTGGCAGTACCTGTACCGCGGCGCGTACTGGCGCCGCGGCCCCGTGACCATGGCGGCCATCGCCGCGGTGGACACCGCCCTGTGGGACATCAAGGCGAAGGCCGCCGGGATGCCGCTCTACCAGCTCCTCGGCGGCGCCAGCCGCACCGGCGCGCTCGCCTACGGGCACGCCTCCGGGCGGGACCTGCCCGAGCTGATGGACTCGGTCCGCGCCCACCTCGCGCAGGGATACCGCGCGATCCGCATCCAGACCGGCATCCCCGGCCTGGACTCGGTGTACGGCGTGGCCGCCTCCTCCGCGGCCGGGGGCGAGCGCTACGACTACGAGCCGGCCAGGCGCTCCGGCGGTGACCGGGCCCTGCCCGTCGAGGAGACCTGGGACACCCGCGCCTACCTGCGGCACGTGCCGGCCGTCTTCGAGGCGGTGCGCGCCGAGTTCGGCCCGGAACTGCCCCTGCTGCACGACGGCCACCACCGGATGACGCCCATCCAGGCCGCCAAGCTGGGCAAGGCGCTGGAGCCCTACGACCTGTTCTGGCTGGAGGACGCCACGCCCGGCGAGGACCAGGCCGCCCTGCGGCTCATCCGCCAGCACACCACCACCCCGCTCGCCATCGGCGAGGTCTTCAACTCCGTGTACGACTACACGACCCTGCTCAGCGAGCGTCTGATCGACTACGTGCGCTCCGCGGTCACGCACACCGGCGGCGTGTCCGCCATGCGCAAGCTCCTCGACCACGCCGCGGTGTACGGCATCAGGTCCGGCCTGCACGGCCCCACGGACATCTCCCCGGTCGGCATGGCCGCGGCGCTCCACCTGGACCTCGCCGTGCACAACTTCGGCATCCAGGAGTACATGCGGCACTCCGCCGACACCCTTGAGGTCTTCCGCACCTCCTACACCTTCACCGACGGACTGCTCCACCCCTCCGACACCCCCGGCCTCGGCCTGGAGCTCGACGACGAGGCCGCCGCCGCCTTCCCGTACACCCCGGCCTACCTGCCGGTGAACCGCCTGAAGGACGGGACCGTCCACGACTGGTGAGCGGTCGGGCCGGCGGCGTCCGTGCGAGGCGCGGCCGGAAGCCCGGCTATCCGCCGAACGCGCCCTCGGCGCCGGTGACCCGTTCCGCGAAGCGCTCCGCGATGGTCAGGTAGCCCTTCGCGCTGGGATGCACCCCGTCCGGCATGTCCGCCGCGTCCGCGGGGCCGAACAGCGCCCGGCCGTCGAGGTAGTGGAGGTGGGGGTCGTCGCGGCGGCGCTGCCGCACGATGCTCTTCAGCGCGTCGCGGACCAGGGGCATGGTCAGCGGCCCGAGCCCGATCTCACCGGGATCGCCCGGCTCCTCGGCGCCGTTCTCCGGCGGGGGCGTCGGGGCCGCGCCGGGCACGGTGTCCTCGACGCGCGGGCAGATGATCGGCGACACCACCAGCAGCGGGGTGTCCGGATGCCCCTCGCGAACGGTGTCGAGGAAGCCGTGCACCGCGGGAGTGAACGTGCGGAGCTTGAACGTGCCCTTCAGCACGGGATTGCCGCCCAGTTCGAGGCTGATCAGGTCGGCCGGCAGGTCACGGATGGTGCGCGCGACGTACGGATCCAGCATGCAGTTGCCCGCCAGGCCCAGGTTCACCACGTCCAGCGCGACGAGCGATGCCGCCACCGCGGGCCACGTGCCGGTCGGATGGTCCGCCTGGGTGCAGTGGCTGATCGAACTCCCGTGGTGCACCCACCGGCGCCGGCCGGACGGGACCGGTGGACACAGGGCCGCGTCGGCGCGCAGCGCCAGCAACTCGCAGGGCGTCTGCTGGGGCAGCCACAACTCGACCTCCTTCATGCCCTCGGGGAGCTCGGTGAAGCGCACGGTGCCCGGCTCGCCCGGCACCTCCCGGCCCTCGGCGCGGGCGTGCGCGAGGCGCAGCACCCGGCCCGTGGGCGCGGGCTGCTGCGCCGCGAGCCTGCCGTCCACCAGGAGGTCGAGGACGCCCGCGGGCGCCGGGCGTGCCGCCTTGTCGAAGTGCCGCACCGTGGTGAGCAGGTCCACCTCCAGCGTCCGG
The nucleotide sequence above comes from Streptomyces sp. TS71-3. Encoded proteins:
- a CDS encoding MOSC domain-containing protein → MTGTVTAVSSNSTYSFTKPNRAGITLLAGLGVEGDVHCGVTVKHRSRVAQDPTQPNLRQVHLIHEELFAEVAAAGFTVAPGELGENVTTRGIDLLALPTGTLLGLGPDAVVQVTGLRNPCVQIDRFQQGLLKQVVGRDGTGALVRKAGIMGIVVEGGMVRPGDAITVLLPEPPHRPLERV
- a CDS encoding SDR family NAD(P)-dependent oxidoreductase, translated to MQIDLSGRTALVTGSTQGIGAAIAAGLARAGARVAVNGRSEESVAQAVAHLFSLVPGADFVAAPADVATEEGAGRLTEQLPRVDVLVNNLGIFGAQPALEISDAEWRRYFEVNVLAAVRLTRAYLPGMMEREWGRVQYIASDSAVVTPKEMIHYGMTKSALLGVSRGFAKEAAGTGVTVNSVIAGPTHTGGVEDFVYELVDRDLPWDEAQRAFMRQYRPQSLIQRLIEPEEIAHMVVYLSSNQASATTGGALRVDGGYVDSILP
- a CDS encoding Clp protease N-terminal domain-containing protein; the encoded protein is MEQPTRIQTSVRLDDLIDAIKKVHTEALDQLTDAVLAAEHLGELSDHLIGHFVDQARRSGASWSEIGKSMGVTRQAAQKRFVPKDLGSLSELDPSEGFSRFTPRARHVVVAAQNEAHTARHDKILCAHLVLGLLSEPRGLAAKAITEQGVSAESVRQAAEDTLPPAAEQMPALIPFDATARKALELTFRAALRLGHNYIGTEHILLALLECEDGEGVLSGLGITKEATEESITTMLSEIVAERSNEQQSGHKGE
- a CDS encoding PadR family transcriptional regulator, with protein sequence MVKLEHILLGLFAQRPWSGYDLRKWLSEGGKFLRSNADQSQIYRLLSRMEEHGWITHTVDAREKRPDAKVYTLTKRGRAELLAWARSPYTPPARFQDPDFMVRFLFGGIVEPAGLRSLLETELAARREQVARHRGRDRTHHFVDAIPEVDPDRAGLLLELAHIRGMAEVDSWIAWLQEMLVTLDASRTIPPEPASGAVCAAAAETVRDSFPATPGEPEARPSPAIDTPPGGVRPTDTPPGAIPPPAAPPAP
- a CDS encoding sulfatase, encoding MRAIMVMFDTLNRRFLPPYGAEGIHAPNFERLSRQAVVFDRAYAGSMPCMPARREIHTGRYNFLHRSWGPLEPFDDSVPEILSRAGVHTHLATDHQHYWEDGGATYHNRYDTYEFFRGQEGDKWKGHVADPEFPPSLSWRSDAARRQDLVNRQYMATEDRHSQTRTFDAGLEFIATNAAADRWFLQIECFDPHEPFFTYDEHRAHYLHGMPPEQVPGVEADWPDYRRVTEGEDGVQRVRAEYAALLTMCDASLGRVLDAMDEHDLWSDTLLMVCTDHGLLLGEHGWWGKNIQPWYDENIHTPLFIWDPRSGARDERRASLVQTVDFGPTLLDYFEVPAPELMQGSALAGTVAGDAPVREAGLFGSFGGHVNVTDGRYVYMRAPVSASNEPLYEHTLMPTHMASRFAPEELRDAELIGPLPFTKDAPVLRLPGRTWGNAHAYGTMLFDLEDDPGQRRPLLDDAAELRMARLLTERMRACDAPESQFTRLGLPSEGPVTGAHLLARAQYGHVVAAHEELPAAEEFGAGELSVTAPLARLLAHDGARAVVLRHLPLVANPDFADRIADRTPWQLAVTTAGISATALRALDADLAALGTPDGTGSAPTPA
- the manD gene encoding D-mannonate dehydratase ManD, translating into MKIRSADVIVTSPGRNFVTLRITTDDGLTGLGDATLNGRELAVAGYLTEHVAPLLIDRDASRIEDTWQYLYRGAYWRRGPVTMAAIAAVDTALWDIKAKAAGMPLYQLLGGASRTGALAYGHASGRDLPELMDSVRAHLAQGYRAIRIQTGIPGLDSVYGVAASSAAGGERYDYEPARRSGGDRALPVEETWDTRAYLRHVPAVFEAVRAEFGPELPLLHDGHHRMTPIQAAKLGKALEPYDLFWLEDATPGEDQAALRLIRQHTTTPLAIGEVFNSVYDYTTLLSERLIDYVRSAVTHTGGVSAMRKLLDHAAVYGIRSGLHGPTDISPVGMAAALHLDLAVHNFGIQEYMRHSADTLEVFRTSYTFTDGLLHPSDTPGLGLELDDEAAAAFPYTPAYLPVNRLKDGTVHDW
- a CDS encoding GDSL-type esterase/lipase family protein — protein: MYEIPLEDGPVRFAGALDLERRPGGGLLPRRLPAWTRQQYPDAFMDYVAAMPSGVRLAFRTAARTLEVDLLTTVRHFDKAARPAPAGVLDLLVDGRLAAQQPAPTGRVLRLAHARAEGREVPGEPGTVRFTELPEGMKEVELWLPQQTPCELLALRADAALCPPVPSGRRRWVHHGSSISHCTQADHPTGTWPAVAASLVALDVVNLGLAGNCMLDPYVARTIRDLPADLISLELGGNPVLKGTFKLRTFTPAVHGFLDTVREGHPDTPLLVVSPIICPRVEDTVPGAAPTPPPENGAEEPGDPGEIGLGPLTMPLVRDALKSIVRQRRRDDPHLHYLDGRALFGPADAADMPDGVHPSAKGYLTIAERFAERVTGAEGAFGG